A single genomic interval of Metasolibacillus fluoroglycofenilyticus harbors:
- a CDS encoding type IV pilus twitching motility protein PilT has product MTHSIRELLMHAYEQKASDLHLTVGIPPMYRIDGKLAPYGNDMITHEQLNTMVQELIPNHKAQEYKDKGETDFNYSLESLCRFRVNAYHQRNTSAVAARLISSEIPTIDSLNMPSVLFDLADKPQGLILVTGPTGSGKSTTLAAMIDYINTNKAKHIITLEDPIEYLHTHKKSVVNQREVGVDTESFANGLRASLRQDPDIILVGEMRDLETISTAITAAETGHLVFGTLHTSSAPTTIDRIIDVFPPHQQGQIRIQLANVLQGIISQRLFVRKGKKGRVAATEILVAIPAVTNLIRNEKIHQIPSVMQTNRALGMHTLETSIQGLVSAGQIALEDARPFMNVGEYI; this is encoded by the coding sequence ATGACACACTCAATTCGAGAATTATTAATGCATGCTTATGAGCAAAAGGCATCCGATTTACATTTAACTGTCGGTATTCCACCAATGTATCGTATTGACGGCAAGCTAGCTCCTTACGGTAATGACATGATTACACATGAGCAATTAAATACGATGGTTCAGGAACTAATTCCAAACCATAAGGCGCAGGAATATAAGGATAAGGGGGAAACGGATTTTAATTATTCGTTAGAAAGCCTCTGCCGATTTCGTGTGAATGCATATCATCAACGCAATACAAGTGCTGTTGCAGCTCGTTTAATTTCAAGTGAAATCCCAACAATCGACTCTTTAAATATGCCGAGTGTACTGTTCGATTTGGCGGACAAGCCTCAAGGTTTGATTTTAGTAACAGGTCCTACAGGCTCCGGGAAATCAACAACTTTAGCAGCAATGATTGACTATATTAATACGAACAAAGCGAAGCATATTATTACGCTTGAAGACCCGATTGAGTATTTGCATACACATAAAAAATCAGTCGTCAATCAACGCGAAGTCGGTGTGGATACGGAAAGCTTTGCAAACGGCTTGCGTGCATCATTACGTCAAGACCCTGATATTATTTTAGTCGGGGAGATGCGTGACTTAGAAACGATTTCGACTGCTATTACAGCGGCAGAAACTGGGCATCTCGTTTTTGGTACATTGCATACATCAAGTGCTCCAACGACGATTGACCGCATTATTGACGTATTTCCACCGCATCAGCAGGGACAAATACGCATTCAGCTAGCTAATGTTTTGCAAGGTATTATTTCCCAACGCCTATTTGTGCGCAAAGGTAAAAAGGGGCGTGTGGCAGCAACGGAAATACTTGTTGCAATTCCCGCTGTGACAAATTTAATTCGCAATGAGAAAATTCATCAAATTCCAAGTGTGATGCAAACGAATCGAGCACTTGGCATGCATACGCTGGAAACGTCAATCCAAGGGCTTGTGTCCGCTGGGCAAATTGCGTTGGAGGATGCGCGTCCATTTATGAATGTAGGTGAATACATTTGA